The following nucleotide sequence is from Streptomyces xiamenensis.
CAACGGAGCTCCCACCGCGTGCATGTGGCCCAGCGCCTGCCGGTAGGAGTCGAGCAGCCCGGTCTCCGTGTACCGCACGTCCGCCTCGCGGCAGTAGTGCCGCACCAGCGGGCGGGCCAGCCGCAGGTGCGGGCGGGCCATGCTCGGGAAGAGATGGTGCTCTATCTGGTAGTTGAGCCCGCCCATCAGCCAGTCGGTGACCAGACCGCCTCGCACGTTGCGCGAGGTGAGCACCTGCCGCTTCAGGTGCCCCCAGCGGTCCTCGGGACCCGGGATCTCCATGCCCTTGTGGTTGGGCGCGAAGACCGAGCCCAGGTGCAGCCCGAACAGCGCGTGGTGGATCAGGGCGAACACCACCGCCTTCCCCGGGGAGAGCACGGCGCCGAGCAGCAGCACGTAGCCGGTGACGTGGGCCGCCAGCAGCAGCCCCTCCACCAGTCGCGGCCGAAGCCCCTGCCGCTCCCAGCCCTTGGAGGACAGCACCATCTGCACACTGGAGACCTTCAGCGCCATCCCCTCCAGCAGCAGCAGCGGGAAGAACAGCCTCGCCTGGTTGCGGGTGAGCCAGCGGCCGAAGCCCTCCCGCTTCTCCGCCTGGTGGGCGGTCCACACCAGCACCCCGACCCCCACGTCCGGGTCCTTGTCGAGGTGGTTGGGGTTCGCGTGATGCCGGTTGTGCTTGTCGTTCCACCAGGCCGAACTCATCCCCAGCAGCAGATTGCCGTGGATCAGCCCGATCACCCGGCCGGCGCGCCGGCCGGCGATCTGGGAGTGGCCCGCGTCGTGCCCGATGAACGCGGTGCGGGTGGAGAACAGGGCCAGTGGTATCGCCAGCAGCAGCGTCCACCAGGTGTCCCCCAGCCACACCATCGCGGCAATCACCACGGCCAGCGCCAGCGCGTTGACGGCGATGGAGGCCGCGTACCAGCCGCGCCGCCGCTCCAGCAGGCCCTGGCTCCTGATCTGCCGCAGCAGTGGCGCGAACTCGTCCCCGTGCGGCGCGGGGGTCACCGGCACGGACACGGGAAGGGGTACGGGCACGGCGGGGGCCGGGGCTTCGGGCATGGCAACTCCGGTACGGGCTGATCGGATCGGTCGTGACGAACCTATGAACCGCCGGTGGCCCCCGGCCATGGCCGCAGCCCCCGGACCATGGTGTACCCAGCCCCACCCCCCGGCGGGGGTTTCCGCCCTCCCCCGGCTATGGGGTACCCTCGGCCGCTGCCCCGCCAGCTAGTCAACTTTGAGGAATGCATGAGCGCCGCCGTCTTTCTCCCGGCTGACCCACCGCGTGCCTCCGAGGTGGCCTTCTGGAGCCCGGACGGCGCGCCCCCCGAGCTGCCGGGACGGCTGCCCCCGTCCGTCACGCCCGAGAACAGGGAGCTGACGGTGGCCCTCCCGGCCGACGGGGGCACCGTGACGGCGGTGACCGTGCCCGCGCTGGTCCTGCCGGTGCGCGACGCGCTGCCGCTGCTCACCCGGGCCAGGTCGGGTTCCGCCACCGGCTCCGCCGCGTTCTGGGGCGCCGCCGCCGTCCTCGCCCTGCAACTCGCCGCCCGGGGACGGCTGCTGCCGGGACTGAGCACCCAGGAGCACGACGCCTGGCGGCTCGGTCCGCTGGAGGGTTCCGACGCCGAGCGGCTGCGGGAGCTGGCCGACGCGATGCCGGTGCACGCCCACGCCGTGCCGCTGCCCGGGCACGGACCGGACGACCCGCCGCTGCTGCCCGCGCCCCACTCCCTCCTGCGTGCCTTCCTCGACGCCGTCGCCGACACCCTGCCACGCACCCCCGCCGCCGCGCTGGCGGCCGGCGGCCCGGCCTTCGCCGACCGCACCGTCCGCCCCGAGCCCCGCCCCCGGCTGCGCGCCTGGGCCGCCGAGGTCGCCGCGGGACAGGACGCCGGGGTGCGGTTGTCCCTGCGGGTGGAGGCGCACCAGCTGGACCTCCCCGGCGGCCGGTTCCGGGCCGTCGCGCAGTTGCACAGCCGCACCGATCCCACCGTCGTCGCCGACGCCGCGCAGGTCTTCGCGGGCACCGCCCCCGCCGGCGCCTTCTCCCCCGCCGCCCGCACCGACGCGCTGCTGACACTGCGCCGCGCGGCCACCGCCTGGGACGCCCTCGCTCCGCTGCTGTCCGCCGCCGTCCCCGACGCCGTCGACCTCGCCGACGAGGAGATCGCCGAGCTCCTCGGCGCACCGGTCAGCCGCGCGCTGGGCGCCGCCGGCGTCCAGGTGCACTGGCCCCGGGACCTGGTACGCACCCTCACCACCCACGCCGTCGTCGGCTCCGCCGACCACCCCGGCCCCGGTCCGGCGCCCTCCCTGCTGTCCCCCGGAGCGCTCACCGCCTTCGACTGGCGCTTCGCCCTCGGCGACACCCCGCTGACCCGCGAGGAACTCGACCGGCTCGCCGAGTCCGGCCGCCCCCTGGTGCGGCTGCGCGACCAGTGGGTGCTGGTCGATCCGGAGGCGCTGCGCCGCGCCCGAGCCCGCCCCGACCGCAAGCTGACCGCCGTGGAGGCCCTGCGCGCCGCGCTCACCGGACAGGTGGAGCGCGACGGCGGCGGAACGGAGGAAACCGAGGACGGCGAGCCCATCGAGGT
It contains:
- a CDS encoding fatty acid desaturase family protein → MPEAPAPAVPVPLPVSVPVTPAPHGDEFAPLLRQIRSQGLLERRRGWYAASIAVNALALAVVIAAMVWLGDTWWTLLLAIPLALFSTRTAFIGHDAGHSQIAGRRAGRVIGLIHGNLLLGMSSAWWNDKHNRHHANPNHLDKDPDVGVGVLVWTAHQAEKREGFGRWLTRNQARLFFPLLLLEGMALKVSSVQMVLSSKGWERQGLRPRLVEGLLLAAHVTGYVLLLGAVLSPGKAVVFALIHHALFGLHLGSVFAPNHKGMEIPGPEDRWGHLKRQVLTSRNVRGGLVTDWLMGGLNYQIEHHLFPSMARPHLRLARPLVRHYCREADVRYTETGLLDSYRQALGHMHAVGAPLREGRVPAGTGDTGSAFN